GTTAAAAATGATTCCGCCTGCATAAAGTAAGTCTCATTATATACCGCAAAACGGATTATCAGAAAGCTTATACCCCCATGATTTAATATGCTTTTCATATGTTTTATTTGATGGTCATGTAAATTTGCTAATGGAAAGCGAGTTTTATTTTTCGTTTCCTTTGCTTCAAAATCAATATGTTTGCCCCGGTAAATCCCATTATAATCAGTTGTTGAAGCTTGTTTGAAGTACGCTTCAGTAATAACTGCTGCGCTTCGTTTTGGATAATGGACATTCACAATTTGGACAGGGGTCGGTTTTTTGTGAATTACTGCTTTATCAGTATCCAGGTAAAATGAATTCGTTGTGTTTATATCCTCCTCAAGTGTCATTCCACGGTTGCTGTAGCCTTTTTTATACTGGGAAGCAGACCTTTGCTGGATATTTTTATGTTTTTGTCCGTTTGGATAGTTCATTAATTCTCCCCCTTGTATATTACAGTATCATATCAGAAAAACGTTAACTTGATAACTATAATCATCATCCGGAAAGGTGGTTCATACCATGAATTCGAAACGGGGAAAACATGACCATCTATATTATATAATAAATCGTACAAAGAAACATAATGTTGATAATATTTCCCGTACAAAGGCCTATCAAAACTTCTACATCCACTATCCTGAGATAAAGTGGG
The genomic region above belongs to Virgibacillus doumboii and contains:
- the recU gene encoding Holliday junction resolvase RecU — protein: MNYPNGQKHKNIQQRSASQYKKGYSNRGMTLEEDINTTNSFYLDTDKAVIHKKPTPVQIVNVHYPKRSAAVITEAYFKQASTTDYNGIYRGKHIDFEAKETKNKTRFPLANLHDHQIKHMKSILNHGGISFLIIRFAVYNETYFMQAESFLTYWNDHLNGGKKSIPYENINKEGHIIPFHYQARVDYLKLIDKLYF